The Sulfolobus acidocaldarius DSM 639 genome has a window encoding:
- a CDS encoding helix-turn-helix domain-containing protein: protein MELSEVEQRILKALLKKDKMTARELVDASHSSTSVLNPSLEHLIKLGLVNEEREHSFPRRRFVILTESGKEVAQLLVEIERIVEMKKASKSLSSS, encoded by the coding sequence ATGGAGCTGTCAGAAGTAGAGCAGAGGATTCTCAAGGCATTATTAAAGAAGGACAAGATGACAGCTAGAGAGCTGGTTGACGCCTCACACTCGTCCACTTCTGTGCTTAACCCCTCATTAGAACATTTGATTAAGTTAGGCCTCGTTAATGAAGAAAGAGAGCACTCGTTCCCACGCCGCAGGTTCGTAATATTGACAGAGAGCGGGAAAGAGGTCGCTCAATTATTAGTTGAGATTGAAAGGATCGTCGAAATGAAAAAAGCCTCGAAGTCTTTATCGAGCTCGTAA